The following proteins come from a genomic window of Gadus morhua chromosome 11, gadMor3.0, whole genome shotgun sequence:
- the rps27.2 gene encoding 40S ribosomal protein S27.2 → MPLARDLLHPTPEEQKRTHKKKRLVQSPNSYFMDVKCPGCYKITTVFSAAQTVVLCVGCSTVLCQPTGGKARLTEGCSFRRKQH, encoded by the exons ATGCCA CTCGCCAGGGACCTGCTGCACCCGACCCCCGAGGAGCAGAAGAGGACGCACAAGAAGAAGCGTCTTGTACAAAGTCCAAATTCATACTTTATGGATGTAAAATGCCCAG GCTGCTACAAAATCACCACCGTTTTTAGCGCTGCGCAGACAGTCGTGCTCTGTGTCGGCTGCTCCACAGTCCTCTGCCAGCCTACAGGAGGGAAGGCTCGCCTCACAGAAG GATGCTCTTTCAGACGAAAACAGCACTAG